A single region of the Tigriopus californicus strain San Diego chromosome 8, Tcal_SD_v2.1, whole genome shotgun sequence genome encodes:
- the LOC131884508 gene encoding MYG1 exonuclease-like, whose product MLKNLVSKMVKIGTHNGTFHCDEVLACAMLKLLPAFQDAEIVRSRDPKVLAECDIVVDVGGEFNVDTQRFDHHQKSFNETVSSLMEGKKWVTKLSSAGLVYVHYGKPIIKHVLDVQDDQLVDKVFDKVYANFMEEIDAQDNGIPTHDGEARYQISTHLGARVANLRPKWNDDTQDFNAGFHRALDLVRPEFLDKVRYFAQVWWPARGIVATALEERFSLHKSGRIIFFQNGRCPYKEHLFDLEEEQGIAGHILYAVFADSNGSWRVSAVPVKDQAFESRLKLPAAWLALRDEELSGTSGIPGCVFVHANGFIGGNATKQGALAMAIKSVEMSSHV is encoded by the exons ATGCTGAAGAATCTCGTGTCCAAGATGGTCAAAATCGGAACCCACAACGGGACATTCCATTGCGATGAAGTCCTGGCTTGTGCCATGCTCAAACTATTGCCGGCATTCCAAGACGCAGAGATTGTGCGATCCCGAGACCCCAAGGTCTTGGCCGAGTGCGATATCGTGGTGGATGTGGGCGGTGAGTTCAACGTGGACACCCAACGGTTTGATCACCATCAGAAGTCGTTCAACGAGACCGTGTCCAGCCTCATGGAGGGCAAGAAGTGGGTGACCAAGCTCAGCTCCGCTGGCCTTGTGTATGTGCATTATGGCAAACCGATCATTAAACACGTCCTGGACGTGCAAGACGATCAACTGGTCGATAAAGTATTCGACAAG GTGTATgccaatttcatggaagaaATCGACGCTCAAGACAACGGGATCCCGACCCACGATGGCGAGGCCCGATATCAGATCTCCACCCATTTGGGTGCTCGCGTGGCCAATTTGAGGCCCAAGTGGAACGACGACACTCAGGATTTTAACGCGGGATTCCACCGAGCCTTGGATTTGGTGCGCCCCGAGTTTCTGGACAAAGTCCGCTACTTTGCTCAAGTGTGGTGGCCTGCCCGCGGGATTGTGGCCACGGCCTTGGAGGAACGATTCAGTCTGCACAAAAGTGGCCGCATCATCTTCTTCCAGAATGGCAGGTGTCCCTACAAAGAGCATTTGTTTGATCTGGAGGAAGAACAAGGCATCGCGGGTCACATCTTGTACGCCGTGTTCGCAGACTCGAATGGATCTTGGCGAGTGAGCGCCGTGCCCGTGAAGGACCAAGCGTTCGAGTCTCGACTCAAGTTGCCGGCCGCTTGGCTGGCCTTGCGGGACGAGGAGCTCTCGGGAACGAGTGGCATCCCTGGTTGCGTGTTCGTTCATGCCAATGGATTCATCGGCGGAAATGCCACCAAGCAAGGCGCTTTGGCCATGGCCATCAAGAGCGTAGAGATGAGCTCGCACGTGTGA